The proteins below are encoded in one region of Aeromonas jandaei:
- a CDS encoding sensor histidine kinase codes for MKKSLLSRCIRILLPRCVRTKVRWRLLLLTSMPIMLSLAGMVALTLYWTLTYSWQNLLTTVRSDLAGAHHAVIVQQTRQSEHLEHLRDAWAFQLRLRESPDQLQDWVMPLASNYGLDFLRLRRGAELDTLTAQELTALRAGRSVSHFVVWSQQEMRALSPLLAKRAVLWQRDGTKVVENRGLISLSLTPVMGHDGSLWAVLEGGELINGSTRLVDEIKGQVFAKNTLPDGSVGTVTLFLDDLRVSTNVPISSSHQVGRAVGTRVSPPVREQVLKRGELWIDRAFVHDAWYVSGYEPLLGAKGERIGMLYVGFLEWPIIRTYLTNLVELGSGVVLLLLISGLLVYRSARDLFTPIERMHKVVRQVQAGQSARIGELALDPDHELAQLGRQFDAMLDRQEAHQQQMARSADELEQKVAERTQSLKQKTAELEEHIQMLTEARQQLLINEKLAALGELCAGVAHEINNPLAVILGNVELMKLELGEAAEPVSEELALVLTQIERIRAITRSLLQYSRPGDYETAPVWQHLNPIIEESLTLVRSALRQQQVALVADLKAQQPIEADRQQLLQVLINLLVNASHALGEQGEIRVESCDWFDEAGVLQGALVRVIDNGSGIEAAIMDKIFDPFFTTRATGTGLGLALSHRIISRWGGELLVDSTPGQGSCFTVRLRSHALLPSGGEPAQLEGWRIALHAEGFDSGGERGQ; via the coding sequence ATGAAAAAGAGCCTGTTGTCACGCTGTATTCGAATTCTGTTGCCGCGCTGTGTGCGCACCAAGGTGCGCTGGCGCCTGCTGCTGCTCACCTCCATGCCCATCATGCTGAGTCTGGCGGGCATGGTAGCGCTCACCCTCTACTGGACCCTCACCTACAGCTGGCAGAACCTGCTCACCACGGTCAGAAGCGATCTGGCGGGCGCCCACCACGCGGTGATCGTGCAGCAGACTCGCCAGAGCGAGCACCTCGAACACCTGCGCGATGCCTGGGCCTTCCAGCTGCGGCTGCGGGAATCGCCGGATCAGCTGCAGGACTGGGTGATGCCGCTGGCATCCAACTACGGCCTCGATTTTCTGCGTCTGCGCCGCGGCGCCGAGCTGGACACCCTGACGGCGCAGGAGCTGACGGCCCTGCGTGCCGGACGCAGCGTCAGCCACTTCGTGGTCTGGTCGCAGCAGGAGATGCGCGCCCTCTCGCCGCTGTTGGCCAAACGGGCCGTGCTGTGGCAACGGGATGGTACCAAAGTGGTGGAGAACCGGGGGCTGATCAGCCTCTCGCTGACGCCGGTGATGGGCCACGACGGTTCCCTTTGGGCGGTGCTGGAGGGGGGCGAGCTGATCAACGGCAGCACCCGGCTGGTGGACGAGATCAAGGGGCAGGTGTTTGCCAAGAACACCTTGCCGGATGGCAGCGTCGGCACCGTTACCTTGTTTCTCGACGATCTGCGGGTGAGCACCAACGTCCCGATCAGCAGCAGCCATCAGGTGGGCCGGGCGGTCGGCACCCGGGTCTCGCCGCCGGTGCGCGAGCAGGTGCTGAAGCGGGGCGAGCTCTGGATTGACCGCGCCTTCGTCCATGACGCCTGGTATGTGTCGGGCTACGAGCCGCTCTTGGGCGCCAAAGGCGAGCGGATCGGCATGCTCTATGTCGGTTTCCTCGAGTGGCCCATCATCCGCACCTACCTCACCAATCTGGTGGAGCTCGGCTCCGGCGTGGTGCTGTTGCTGCTTATCTCGGGCCTGCTGGTCTATCGCAGCGCGCGGGATCTCTTCACCCCCATCGAGCGGATGCACAAGGTGGTGCGGCAGGTGCAGGCGGGGCAGTCGGCCCGCATCGGCGAGCTGGCCCTCGACCCCGACCACGAGCTGGCCCAGCTTGGCCGCCAGTTCGATGCCATGCTGGACCGGCAGGAGGCGCACCAGCAGCAGATGGCCCGCAGCGCCGACGAGCTGGAGCAGAAGGTGGCCGAGCGCACCCAGAGCCTCAAGCAGAAGACCGCCGAGCTGGAGGAGCATATCCAGATGCTGACCGAGGCGCGCCAGCAGCTGCTCATCAACGAGAAGCTGGCGGCCCTTGGCGAGCTCTGTGCCGGGGTGGCCCACGAGATCAATAACCCCTTGGCGGTGATCCTCGGCAACGTGGAGCTGATGAAGCTGGAGCTGGGGGAGGCGGCCGAGCCGGTCAGCGAGGAGCTGGCGCTGGTGCTGACCCAGATCGAGCGCATTCGCGCCATCACCCGCAGCCTGCTGCAATACTCCCGCCCCGGCGACTACGAGACGGCGCCGGTGTGGCAGCACCTCAACCCCATCATCGAGGAGAGCCTGACTCTGGTGCGCTCCGCCCTGCGCCAGCAGCAGGTGGCGCTGGTGGCCGATCTCAAGGCGCAGCAACCCATCGAGGCGGATCGCCAGCAGCTGCTGCAGGTGCTGATAAACCTCCTGGTCAATGCCAGCCACGCGCTGGGGGAGCAAGGGGAGATCCGGGTCGAGAGCTGCGACTGGTTCGATGAGGCGGGCGTGTTGCAGGGGGCGCTGGTGCGGGTCATCGACAACGGCAGCGGTATCGAGGCGGCCATCATGGACAAGATCTTCGACCCCTTCTTCACCACCCGCGCCACCGGCACCGGGCTGGGGCTGGCCCTGAGTCACCGCATCATCAGCCGCTGGGGCGGCGAGCTCTTGGTGGACTCTACCCCGGGGCAGGGGAGCTGCTTTACCGTGCGGCTGCGCAGCCACGCCCTGCTGCCAAGTGGCGGCGAACCGGCCCAGCTCGAAGGGTGGCGCATTGCCCTTCATGCCGAGGGGTTTGATTCCGGGGGCGAGCGCGGTCAGTAA
- a CDS encoding sigma-54-dependent transcriptional regulator yields MTVSSGRWSALSLLIVDDEPGMRSFLAKALARRFAQIETAASVEEAEALRCRLHFDLIIADIRLPGRSGIEWHEAIEPGTRRSDIIFMTGFGDMETALKALRLGASDFILKPFNLDQMVQAVDRVIERRQMERENLLLRREVSKLFPPTLIGDSAKTCELKTLIARVAPSNAAVLVEGESGTGKELVARALHQLSGRVGAFVPLNCASIAPELLESELFGHVQGAFTGARKGRDGLFRVAHQGTLFLDEIGEMPLAMQASLLRALEQKAIRPVGAERELAVDVRIVAATNRNLKAEVEAGRFREDLFYRLNVVALPVAPLRERIDDIPALVHHFTRQLTAEMGMGSLSWTHEDVVAMQAYPWPGNVRELRNLIERCLLLGKPPADYWQSSQPAPQSDGGDGYPLEWPLAEVEKAHILQVVANHDGNKSAASRVLGVARKTLERKFKEWAIE; encoded by the coding sequence ATGACAGTCTCTTCCGGCCGCTGGTCTGCCCTCTCCCTGCTCATCGTCGACGATGAGCCCGGCATGCGCAGTTTTCTGGCCAAGGCGCTGGCCAGGCGCTTCGCCCAGATAGAGACCGCCGCCAGCGTGGAGGAGGCGGAAGCCCTGCGCTGCCGCCTCCATTTTGATCTCATCATCGCCGATATCCGCTTGCCGGGGCGCTCCGGCATCGAGTGGCACGAGGCCATCGAGCCCGGCACTCGCCGCAGCGACATCATCTTCATGACCGGTTTTGGCGATATGGAGACCGCCCTCAAGGCGCTGCGTCTGGGGGCCAGCGACTTTATTCTCAAACCCTTCAATCTCGATCAGATGGTGCAGGCGGTGGACAGGGTCATCGAGCGCCGCCAGATGGAGCGGGAGAACCTGCTGCTGCGCCGGGAGGTGAGCAAGCTCTTTCCGCCGACCCTGATTGGCGACAGCGCCAAAACCTGCGAGCTCAAGACCCTGATCGCCCGGGTCGCCCCCTCCAACGCCGCCGTGCTGGTGGAGGGGGAGTCCGGCACCGGCAAGGAGCTGGTGGCCCGCGCCCTGCACCAGCTCTCCGGTCGGGTGGGGGCCTTTGTGCCCCTCAACTGCGCCTCCATCGCGCCGGAGCTTTTGGAAAGCGAGCTGTTTGGCCATGTGCAGGGGGCCTTTACCGGCGCCCGCAAGGGGCGTGACGGTCTGTTTCGGGTCGCCCATCAGGGCACGCTCTTTTTGGACGAGATCGGCGAGATGCCGCTCGCCATGCAGGCCTCGTTGCTGCGGGCGCTGGAGCAGAAGGCCATTCGCCCGGTCGGCGCCGAGCGCGAACTGGCGGTAGACGTGCGTATCGTCGCCGCCACCAACCGCAACCTGAAAGCCGAGGTGGAGGCGGGGCGCTTTCGCGAGGATCTCTTCTATCGTCTCAACGTGGTGGCGCTGCCGGTCGCCCCGCTGCGCGAGCGCATCGACGACATCCCCGCGCTGGTGCATCACTTCACCCGCCAGCTCACCGCCGAGATGGGGATGGGCTCCTTGAGCTGGACTCACGAGGATGTGGTGGCGATGCAGGCTTACCCCTGGCCCGGCAACGTGCGCGAGCTGCGCAACCTTATCGAGCGCTGCCTGCTGCTCGGCAAGCCCCCCGCCGACTACTGGCAGAGCAGCCAGCCAGCGCCGCAAAGCGATGGCGGAGACGGTTATCCGCTGGAGTGGCCGCTGGCCGAGGTGGAGAAGGCCCACATCCTGCAAGTGGTGGCGAATCACGATGGCAACAAGTCGGCCGCCTCCCGGGTGCTCGGGGTGGCGCGCAAGACGCTGGAGCGCAAGTTCAAGGAGTGGGCCATCGAATGA
- a CDS encoding substrate-binding domain-containing protein, producing the protein MTIKTNFKRFALSLAASLLLAGAAHADTTKAPIRLATTTSTEQSGLLGWLLPQFTKETGYPVQVMAAGTGQSLKMGENGDADLVMTHAPSAEKKFVDAGFGIEPVHLMYNDFVIVGPAKDPAGLAKLHDAAKALQAIKDKGQTFISRGDESGTHIKEKTLWQAADVKPEFAGYKSIGQGMGPTLTMASELGAYTLTDRGTWLAYQSKLDLAVLLEGDKRLFNPYQVILVNPKRYPDLNTEGARTLKNWLVSEHGQKLIGDFKVAGQALFVADANTQ; encoded by the coding sequence ATGACGATAAAAACCAACTTCAAACGTTTTGCCCTCTCTCTCGCCGCCAGCCTGCTGCTCGCCGGAGCGGCCCATGCTGACACTACCAAGGCGCCAATCCGCCTCGCCACCACCACCAGTACCGAACAGTCCGGTCTGCTGGGCTGGCTGCTGCCCCAGTTCACCAAGGAGACCGGCTATCCGGTGCAGGTGATGGCGGCCGGTACCGGCCAGAGCCTGAAGATGGGCGAGAATGGCGACGCGGATCTGGTGATGACCCACGCCCCCTCTGCCGAGAAGAAGTTTGTCGACGCGGGCTTTGGCATCGAGCCGGTGCACCTGATGTACAACGACTTCGTCATCGTCGGCCCGGCCAAAGATCCGGCGGGTCTGGCCAAGCTGCACGACGCGGCCAAAGCGCTGCAAGCCATCAAGGATAAGGGCCAGACCTTTATCTCCCGCGGTGACGAGTCCGGCACCCACATCAAGGAGAAGACCCTGTGGCAGGCGGCTGACGTCAAACCCGAGTTTGCCGGCTATAAATCCATCGGCCAGGGGATGGGCCCGACCCTGACCATGGCCTCCGAGCTCGGAGCCTACACCCTGACCGACCGCGGCACCTGGCTCGCCTACCAGAGCAAGCTGGATCTCGCCGTGCTGCTGGAGGGTGACAAGCGCCTGTTCAACCCCTATCAGGTGATCCTGGTCAATCCCAAGCGTTACCCGGATCTCAACACCGAAGGGGCCCGCACCCTGAAGAACTGGCTGGTCTCCGAGCATGGCCAGAAGCTGATCGGCGACTTCAAGGTAGCCGGTCAGGCGCTGTTCGTGGCCGACGCCAACACCCAGTAA
- a CDS encoding ABC transporter permease: MMTLLDTTLAALALLFNGDTELWQVVGVSFSVSGIALLLVLLPALLLGFALAYLPLPGRWLWLSCINTLQSVPTVVIGLLLYMLLSRAGPFGDWKLLFTQQAMVVGQMLIAFPVIATMAHAAFVQSDRRAWETALTLGVSWPKALLGLMHECRFGLLAAVIGAFSRIVTEVGCSMMVGGNILHFTRNIPTAIALETQKGAFTQGVALGIVLLTLALLLNLLLTACRGQSYLKN; encoded by the coding sequence CTGATGACGCTGCTCGACACGACCCTGGCGGCCCTCGCCCTGCTGTTCAACGGCGATACCGAGCTGTGGCAGGTGGTGGGGGTCTCCTTCTCCGTCTCTGGCATCGCCCTGCTGCTGGTGCTGCTGCCGGCGCTGCTGCTGGGTTTTGCCCTGGCCTATCTGCCGCTGCCCGGCCGCTGGCTCTGGCTCTCCTGCATCAACACCCTGCAGTCGGTGCCGACCGTGGTGATCGGTCTTCTGCTCTATATGCTGCTGTCGCGAGCCGGCCCTTTTGGCGACTGGAAGCTGCTCTTTACCCAGCAGGCGATGGTGGTGGGGCAGATGCTGATCGCCTTTCCGGTCATCGCCACCATGGCTCACGCCGCCTTTGTCCAGAGTGACCGCCGCGCTTGGGAGACCGCCCTGACCCTGGGCGTCTCCTGGCCCAAGGCGCTGCTCGGGTTGATGCACGAATGCCGCTTTGGCCTGCTGGCGGCGGTGATCGGCGCCTTCAGCCGCATCGTCACCGAGGTGGGTTGCTCCATGATGGTGGGGGGCAACATCCTGCACTTTACCCGCAATATCCCGACCGCCATCGCACTGGAGACCCAGAAAGGGGCCTTCACTCAGGGGGTCGCCCTCGGCATTGTGCTGCTCACCCTCGCCTTGCTGCTCAACCTGCTGCTCACCGCCTGTCGCGGCCAGAGCTATCTGAAGAATTGA
- a CDS encoding energy-coupling factor ABC transporter ATP-binding protein produces MALTAHQLTMRFGDRQLFEIERLSIAAGDAIWLHGANGVGKTTLLKILAGLLPPTRGHTNLPGRWQRRLNRLLKRDLGPGRVTYLHQTPYLFDRTVHDNVAWALDKQLGSEVRVFEALRRVELEGLAREHISILSGGERQRLAMARAWALQPAFLLMDEPTANLDAHSVALMAALAQDLREHGSGLVVISHQHNALTDLCERQWTLARGQLQETTPLKIIERHDFKKRIPL; encoded by the coding sequence ATGGCTCTGACCGCCCACCAGCTGACGATGCGCTTTGGCGATCGTCAGCTGTTCGAGATTGAGCGCCTCTCCATCGCGGCGGGAGACGCCATCTGGCTGCACGGGGCCAACGGGGTGGGCAAGACCACCTTGCTCAAGATCCTGGCGGGGCTGCTCCCCCCGACCCGCGGCCACACCAACCTGCCGGGGCGCTGGCAACGGCGGCTCAACCGCCTGCTCAAACGGGATCTGGGGCCGGGCCGGGTCACCTATCTGCACCAGACCCCCTATCTGTTTGATCGCACGGTGCACGACAATGTCGCCTGGGCGCTGGACAAGCAGCTCGGCAGCGAGGTGCGGGTGTTCGAGGCGCTGCGCCGGGTCGAGCTGGAGGGGCTGGCACGGGAGCACATCAGCATTCTCTCGGGTGGCGAACGGCAACGGCTGGCCATGGCCCGTGCCTGGGCACTGCAACCCGCTTTTCTGCTGATGGACGAGCCCACCGCCAATCTGGATGCACATTCGGTTGCCCTGATGGCCGCATTGGCGCAAGATCTGCGGGAACATGGCAGCGGCCTGGTGGTGATCAGTCACCAGCACAACGCCCTGACCGACCTGTGCGAGCGGCAATGGACCCTCGCCCGTGGCCAGCTGCAAGAGACGACCCCTTTAAAAATCATCGAGCGACATGACTTCAAGAAGCGAATCCCCCTCTAG
- the mobA gene encoding molybdenum cofactor guanylyltransferase MobA, whose amino-acid sequence MTSRSESPSSPFPVSAVILAGGRATRMGGEDKGWVELAGRPLIVHVLERLRPQVDELLINANRSHDRYQALAPVISDDNRDYLGPLAGMQAGLAAARHDWVLFVPCDGPALPTDLMSRFRAALTPDTELVVAHDGDWLQPVVALLHTSLLPSLSAALAGGERKIDIWFARHNMAVVSFADQPDAFINLNSPDELAAYEARLQDATGQGATS is encoded by the coding sequence ATGACTTCAAGAAGCGAATCCCCCTCTAGCCCATTTCCCGTGTCGGCAGTGATCCTCGCCGGCGGCCGCGCCACCCGGATGGGGGGCGAAGACAAGGGATGGGTGGAGCTGGCAGGACGCCCGCTGATCGTCCACGTACTGGAGCGGCTGCGCCCCCAGGTGGACGAGCTCCTTATCAATGCCAATCGCAGCCACGACCGCTATCAGGCGCTGGCTCCCGTCATCAGCGATGACAATCGCGACTACCTCGGCCCGCTGGCGGGCATGCAGGCTGGCCTTGCCGCCGCCCGCCACGACTGGGTGCTGTTCGTCCCCTGTGATGGCCCAGCACTGCCAACCGATCTGATGAGCCGCTTTCGCGCCGCCCTGACCCCGGATACCGAGCTGGTAGTGGCCCACGATGGCGACTGGCTGCAACCCGTGGTCGCTCTGCTGCACACATCCCTGCTCCCCTCCCTCAGCGCTGCACTGGCCGGGGGGGAGCGCAAAATCGATATCTGGTTTGCCCGCCACAATATGGCGGTGGTGAGCTTTGCCGATCAGCCGGATGCCTTTATCAATCTCAACAGCCCGGACGAGCTGGCCGCCTACGAGGCGCGCCTGCAAGACGCCACCGGACAAGGAGCCACCTCATGA
- a CDS encoding bifunctional molybdopterin-guanine dinucleotide biosynthesis adaptor protein MobB/molybdopterin molybdotransferase MoeA, which translates to MTPAPTLPLLGFAAWSGTGKTTLLEQLIPLLVDRGLRIGVLKHAHHDFDIDQPGKDSYRLRKAGARQMMVASRRRHARIIETELAEADFRQLLASFDQSELDLLLVEGFKHEHFPKIELHRAEIGKSLLFPEDRDIIALASDQPAETTLPQLDINDLEAIADFVCSWLDGCQTREQEAGNGFLSVEAARNAILAALTPSTACSDKPLAECHGAVLATDLISPINVPPHANSAMDGIGLRGDDLAAGRWQLVGEVLAGQQRHEPVLAGQAVQIMTGAPLPPGVDTVVMREETHIEGEWVTVTAPVHAGQNVRQAGEDLAKGAVAIPAGTRLAAPQLGLAASLGLGSLPVRTPLKVALFSTGDEVQAPGELLAPGHIFDSNRFTLMALIRAAGCEVMDLGIIPDDKTILRQQLEQAAASADLVLSSGGVSVGNADFIKLVLAELGQIDFWRIQMRPGRPLAFGKLGQTPFFGLPGNPVAAMVCFLQFVEPAIARLQGKLWQPLRLSALADEKMKSRPGRTEFLRGIFHQDGNGQLRVRTTGPQGSGILSSMADANCLIEIVPAQSGIAVGERVWIHPLQGRLA; encoded by the coding sequence ATGACCCCGGCCCCCACCCTTCCCCTGCTCGGCTTCGCCGCCTGGAGCGGTACCGGCAAGACCACCTTGCTGGAGCAGTTGATCCCCCTGCTGGTGGATCGTGGCCTGCGCATTGGGGTGCTCAAGCACGCCCATCACGACTTTGATATCGACCAGCCGGGCAAGGACAGCTATCGCCTGCGCAAGGCGGGCGCCCGGCAGATGATGGTGGCTTCCCGCCGCCGTCATGCTCGCATCATTGAAACCGAGCTGGCCGAAGCCGATTTTCGCCAGCTGCTGGCAAGCTTCGATCAGAGTGAACTCGACCTGCTGCTGGTCGAGGGGTTCAAGCACGAACACTTCCCGAAAATCGAGCTGCACCGCGCCGAGATTGGCAAGTCGCTGCTCTTCCCCGAAGACCGGGACATCATAGCGCTGGCCAGCGATCAGCCCGCAGAGACCACCCTGCCGCAACTCGATATCAACGACCTTGAGGCTATCGCCGACTTCGTCTGCAGCTGGCTTGACGGCTGCCAGACTCGCGAGCAGGAGGCTGGCAACGGCTTTTTGTCGGTCGAAGCGGCCCGCAACGCCATTCTGGCAGCCCTCACCCCAAGCACCGCCTGCAGCGACAAACCGCTGGCCGAGTGCCACGGCGCCGTGCTGGCCACCGATCTGATCAGCCCCATCAATGTGCCCCCCCACGCCAACTCGGCGATGGACGGCATTGGCCTGCGCGGTGACGATCTCGCCGCCGGTCGCTGGCAACTGGTGGGTGAAGTGCTGGCGGGCCAGCAGCGCCATGAGCCGGTGCTGGCCGGTCAGGCGGTGCAGATCATGACCGGCGCCCCGCTCCCCCCCGGGGTCGATACCGTGGTGATGCGCGAAGAGACTCATATTGAGGGTGAGTGGGTCACGGTCACCGCCCCCGTTCACGCAGGGCAGAACGTGCGTCAGGCCGGGGAAGATCTGGCCAAAGGTGCGGTCGCCATCCCGGCCGGTACCCGACTCGCAGCCCCCCAGCTGGGGCTGGCGGCATCGCTCGGGCTGGGCAGCCTGCCGGTGCGCACGCCGCTGAAAGTGGCACTGTTCAGCACCGGCGACGAGGTGCAGGCGCCGGGCGAACTGCTCGCCCCCGGCCATATCTTCGACAGCAACCGCTTCACCCTGATGGCCCTTATCCGCGCCGCCGGTTGCGAGGTGATGGACCTTGGCATCATCCCCGATGACAAGACCATCCTGCGCCAGCAGCTGGAGCAAGCTGCCGCCAGCGCCGATCTGGTGCTGAGCTCCGGCGGGGTCTCGGTGGGCAACGCCGACTTTATCAAGCTGGTGCTGGCTGAGCTTGGCCAGATCGATTTCTGGCGCATCCAGATGCGGCCGGGCCGCCCGCTCGCCTTTGGCAAGCTGGGGCAGACCCCCTTCTTCGGCCTGCCCGGCAATCCGGTGGCCGCCATGGTCTGCTTCCTGCAGTTTGTCGAGCCAGCCATCGCCCGCCTGCAGGGCAAGCTGTGGCAGCCGCTGCGCCTGTCGGCACTGGCAGACGAGAAGATGAAGAGCCGCCCGGGTCGCACCGAGTTCCTGCGCGGCATCTTCCATCAGGATGGCAACGGCCAGCTGCGGGTGCGCACCACGGGGCCACAGGGCTCCGGCATCCTGAGCTCCATGGCCGATGCCAACTGTCTGATTGAAATCGTCCCCGCTCAGAGCGGCATCGCCGTTGGTGAGCGGGTCTGGATCCACCCCCTGCAAGGACGATTGGCCTGA
- a CDS encoding FUSC family protein, with amino-acid sequence MRLDAPLSRLDLLVYGHYRIVHGLRIALAFMLTFLLTRQLQLPESTWPLITLVVVMGPISFWGNVLSRALQRVVGTIFGASCGIVALYLEIYSLPLTLIWCGCIMFLCGYLALGKRPYVGLLIGITLGVTMGAQPGDIHTALWRSGDVVLGSLLALLFCSIYPQRAYSHWRLQLHQILQQSGRLYHTHLSPNVLERPQLKHNLSQLLAQTGKLRALLAPAAKETRHSIALFDAVQVTMRNTLCTLEMLANTYWNDRESHFLMQSTRELHECHQATEEAINQLARMLQTGDGRGAEAAIARLHELATRVNLPANTETAIIGYLWLNVQLTEQLTHLRRLLGLILTVPHRKQPT; translated from the coding sequence GTGCGTCTTGATGCCCCCTTATCCCGGCTCGATCTGCTGGTCTACGGCCACTATCGCATCGTCCATGGCCTGCGCATTGCGCTCGCCTTTATGCTCACCTTTCTGCTCACCCGCCAGCTGCAACTGCCGGAGAGTACCTGGCCGCTGATCACGCTGGTGGTGGTGATGGGCCCCATCTCGTTTTGGGGCAATGTGCTCTCCCGTGCCCTGCAGCGGGTAGTGGGCACCATCTTCGGCGCCAGCTGCGGGATAGTGGCGCTCTATCTCGAGATCTACTCCCTGCCGCTCACCCTGATCTGGTGCGGCTGTATCATGTTCCTGTGCGGCTATCTGGCGCTCGGCAAACGCCCCTATGTGGGACTGCTGATCGGCATCACCCTCGGCGTCACCATGGGGGCCCAGCCGGGAGATATCCATACCGCCCTCTGGCGCAGCGGTGACGTGGTGCTGGGCTCACTGCTGGCACTGCTCTTTTGCAGCATCTACCCCCAGCGGGCCTACAGCCACTGGCGGCTGCAACTGCACCAGATCCTGCAGCAGTCGGGACGGCTCTATCACACCCACCTCTCCCCCAACGTGCTGGAGCGGCCGCAGCTCAAACACAATCTCTCCCAGCTGCTGGCCCAAACCGGCAAACTGCGGGCCCTGCTGGCACCGGCAGCCAAGGAGACCCGCCACAGCATCGCCCTGTTTGATGCGGTGCAGGTCACCATGCGCAATACCCTCTGCACCCTTGAGATGCTGGCCAACACCTACTGGAACGATCGGGAGAGCCACTTCCTGATGCAGAGCACCCGCGAGCTGCACGAGTGCCATCAGGCGACCGAAGAGGCGATAAACCAGCTTGCCCGGATGCTGCAAACCGGCGACGGACGCGGCGCCGAGGCCGCCATCGCCCGTCTGCACGAGCTGGCGACCCGGGTCAACCTGCCCGCCAATACGGAGACGGCCATCATCGGCTATCTCTGGCTCAACGTGCAGCTGACCGAACAGCTCACCCACCTGCGCCGCCTGCTGGGGCTTATCCTCACCGTGCCCCATCGCAAACAGCCGACCTGA
- a CDS encoding HD-GYP domain-containing protein: protein MTVNGLRLAELIGSLSHALDMTEGQPRGHCIRCCWIGSRLGERLGLDARLRHDLYYTLLLKDLGCSSNAARICELYLTDDLHFKRDFKLVDGSLSEVVNFVLGHTGLQADLLGRFRSLFHIFRNGDQIANELIQTRCHRGADIARQLRFSDDVANGILSLDEHWNGKGRPLQLAGEAIPLFSRIALLCQVVDVFHAAAGPDAALKELRERSGSWFDPALVREFEALADEEFWQGLADPRLTEWVLVHPAGQGEVALDEDYLDEIAAAFGQVVDSKSPYTAGHSGRVALYTDILAAQMGLPEPRRRWLKRGALLHDVGKLGVSNAILDKPGKLDAQEWAAVQMHAAYTEEILSRIGAFEELAQVAGAHHERLDGKGYPKGLKGDEITLETRIITTADIFDAITAKRPYRGAIPVPQALEMMAENLGTAIDPDCFAALQAGIQDFSLYLTPEQPLANAS, encoded by the coding sequence ATGACGGTGAATGGATTGCGATTGGCGGAGTTGATTGGTTCCCTCAGTCATGCGCTCGACATGACCGAGGGGCAACCAAGGGGGCACTGCATTCGCTGCTGCTGGATAGGTTCCCGTCTGGGGGAGCGGCTGGGACTGGATGCCCGGCTGCGCCATGATCTCTACTACACGCTCCTGCTCAAGGATCTTGGGTGCAGCAGCAATGCTGCCCGCATCTGCGAGCTCTATCTCACCGACGATCTTCACTTCAAACGCGATTTCAAACTGGTAGATGGCTCCCTCTCCGAGGTAGTCAACTTCGTGCTGGGCCATACCGGCCTGCAGGCGGATCTGCTGGGACGTTTTCGCAGCCTGTTTCATATCTTTCGCAACGGCGACCAGATTGCCAACGAACTGATCCAGACCCGTTGTCATCGGGGGGCGGATATCGCTCGCCAACTCCGTTTCAGTGATGATGTAGCCAATGGCATCCTCTCTCTTGATGAGCACTGGAATGGCAAGGGTCGGCCTTTGCAGCTGGCTGGCGAGGCGATCCCGCTCTTCTCCCGCATTGCCCTGCTCTGCCAGGTGGTGGATGTGTTCCACGCGGCCGCCGGCCCTGATGCTGCGCTTAAAGAGCTGCGCGAGCGCAGCGGCAGCTGGTTTGATCCGGCACTGGTTCGCGAATTTGAAGCGCTGGCCGATGAGGAGTTCTGGCAAGGGCTGGCCGATCCCCGGCTGACCGAGTGGGTACTGGTTCACCCGGCCGGACAGGGCGAAGTAGCGCTGGATGAGGATTATCTGGACGAAATCGCGGCGGCCTTCGGGCAGGTGGTGGACTCCAAAAGTCCCTACACCGCCGGTCACAGCGGCAGGGTGGCGCTCTATACCGACATTCTTGCCGCCCAGATGGGGTTGCCCGAGCCGCGTCGACGCTGGCTCAAGCGGGGCGCTCTGCTCCATGATGTGGGCAAGCTCGGGGTGAGCAACGCCATTCTCGATAAGCCAGGCAAACTCGATGCGCAGGAGTGGGCGGCGGTGCAGATGCATGCCGCCTACACCGAGGAGATCCTGAGCCGCATCGGCGCTTTCGAGGAGCTGGCACAAGTAGCGGGCGCCCACCATGAACGGCTCGATGGCAAAGGTTACCCCAAGGGCTTGAAGGGGGACGAGATTACCCTTGAGACGCGCATCATCACCACGGCCGACATCTTCGATGCCATCACCGCCAAGCGCCCTTACCGCGGTGCCATCCCCGTGCCGCAGGCGCTGGAGATGATGGCGGAGAATCTGGGCACCGCCATCGACCCCGACTGCTTTGCCGCCCTGCAGGCGGGTATTCAGGATTTCTCCCTCTACCTCACCCCCGAGCAGCCGCTGGCCAATGCCAGTTAA